From the Saccharomonospora marina XMU15 genome, the window GATGCGCGAAGCCGCCGTCATCGACGACAGCGGGCCGTGGACGGCGGGCTACGGGCTGGGACTGCAACTCGTCCGCGTCGGCGGCAAGCGGCTGGCCGGCCACACCGGCTCGATGCCGGGTTTCCTGGCGTGCACCCTCATCGACCCCGCGACGCAGACCGGCGCGGTGGCACTGACCAACACCACCTCAGGTGTGGGCATTCTCTCGCTGGCGGCCGACCTCATCTCGCTGGCCGACGAGCACGAGCCGCCGCTGCCACAGCAGTGGCGACCCGCCAGGATCGACAAGGCACTGCTGGAACTCACCGGCCTGTGGCACTGGGGCCCCGCCCCGTACCACCTGCGGATACTGCCCAACGGCTGGCTCGATCTCGCACCGGCGGGAGGACCGGGACGAGCCTCCCGGTTCCGGCCGCTCGACCACGACCGCTGGCTGGGACTGGACGGCTACTACGCGGGCGAAACCCTCACGGTGCACCGCGACACCGCAGGCACGCCGCACCACCTCGACCTGGCGACGTTCGTCTTCACGCGCACGCCCTACGACCCGTCGGCACCGGTGCCAGGCGGGGTGGACGAAGCGGGCTGGCGGGCGTGAAACACTGGCTGTATGACCGATGCCGCTGAGTTGACACTTCCCGCAGACCTCAAGCCCGCCGACGGCCGGTTCGGTTGCGGACCGTCCAAGGTCCGGCACGAGCAGCTCGCCCACCTCGCGAAGGAGGGTGCCAACGTCCTCGGCACCTCCCACAGGCAGCAGCCGGTCAAGTCGCTCGTCGGCAGGGTCCGCACCGGGTTGACCGAGCTGTTCGGCCTTCCCGACGGCTACGAGGTCGTGCTCGGAAACGGCGGGACGACGGCGTTTTGGGACGCGGCCGCGTTCGGTCTGGTGCGCGAGCGCGCCCAGCACTTCACCTACGGCGAGTTCTCCAGCAAGTTCGCGACGGTGACCGACAAGGCTCCGTTCCTGTCCGATTCGATCGTGGTCGGCGCCGAGCCCGGCAGCGCACCCGACATCGCCTTCCAGCAGGGCGCCGACGTGGTGGCCTGGGCGCACAACGAGACCTCGACGGGTGTCGCGGTGCCGGTGCGCAGGCCGCAGGGCAGCGAGGGCGCGCTGGTCGCCATCGACGCCACCTCGGGTGCCGGTGGGTTGCCGGTCGACGCCGAGGACTTCGACGTGTACTACTTCGCGCCGCAGAAGTCGTTCGCCTCCGACGGCGGGCTGTGGCTCGCGCTGATGTCGCCCTCGGCCATCGAGCGGGTCGGCGAGATCGGCGCCTCGCAGCGGTGGGTGCCGGAGTTCCTTTCGCTGCCGACCGCGCTGGACAACTCCCGCAAGAACCAGACCTACAACACCCCGGCCGTCGCCACCCTGTTCCTGCTGGTCGACCAGATCGAATGGATGCTGGGCAACGGTGGCCTGGAGTGGACGACGGCGCGCACGCGCGAGTCCTCGAACCGGCTCTACGAGTGGGCGGAGAAGACGGCCTACACCACGCCGTTCGTTTCCGACCCCTCGCTTCGGTCGCAGGTCGTCGGCACCGTCGACTTCGGCGACGATGTCGACGCGGCGGCGGTGGCCAAGGTACTGCGCGCCAACGGCATCGTGGACGTGGAGCCGTACCGCAAGCTGGGCCGCAACCAGCTACGTGTCGGGATGTTCCCCGCCATCGAGCCGGACGACATCACCGCGCTGACTCGTAGCGTCGAGTGGGTTGTGGAGCGACTCGCGGGCTGAGCCCGCGCAACCGACCTCACCAGAATTCCCCTTATCGGGGGTGCGGATCCGCGGCGCGTCGGTCATGATCGACGCGGACGTGTCCAGCACGATCGACAACGGATGTTCGCGGTAGTCGGCGCGCCTCGCCCGTCAAGGCGACGCGCCGATCTACCGTTGACACCCACGCCAGGTGAGTCTCGGGAGGCGGGAATGCGAACGCTGCGGGTGGTCGGGTTGCACGAGGACGGCAAGTCCATCGTGTGCGAGGACCCGGCGCGCCGTGAGCAGTTCCTCCTGCCCGCGGACGAACGGCTGCGCGCGGCCGCTCGTGGTGACATCACCCGCCTCGGCCAGATCGAGATCGAGCTGGAGAGCCAGATGCGCCCACGCGAAATCCAGGCCCGTATCCGCGCGGGCGAGTCCGTCGAGCAGGTCGCCTCCGTGGCGGGTGTTCCGCTGCAACGCGTCGAACGCTTCGCGTATCCGGTGCTGCTGGAACGCTCGCGTACCGCGGAGCTCGCCCAGCAGGCGCACCCCACCCGCGAGGACGGCCCCGACGTGCAGACGCTCGGCGAGGTGGTCGCGCACTCGTTCGGGCTGCGCGGGCAGGACTACTCGCGGGCCACGTGGGACTCCTGGCGTGGTGACGACGGCAAGTGGGTCGTGGGACTGCACTGGAAGGCAGGCCGTTCGGAGAACCGGGCGCACTGGTCGTTCTCACCCGGCGCACACGGCGGGACGGTGACGGCGCTCGACGAGCTGGCCGAGGCGCTGCTGGACCCGAACTCGCACCGCACGCCCAGGGCGGTGGAGGTGAAGGCCGACGAGCCTGCCGAGCAGGCTGAGGCCGAGCAGCCTGTGCTGGACGAGCGGCCGAGCGCGAAGGTGATCGAGGCGCCCATCAAGGAGCCGAGTGAGCCGAGCCAGGACGACACCGCCGAGCTGCCTCGGGTACAGCCCAAGGAGCCCGAGGACCAGGGCAAGCCGAAGCCGGAGCCGAAGGAGCGGCCAGCGCAACAGGCGAAGCCGAAGTCGTCGAGGAAGAAGAACCACCCCGCGGTACCCGCGTGGGAGGACGTGCTGCTGGGCGTGCGAAGCCAGCGCGGCTGAGCAAGGCCGAAGAGAAGGGCCGCTCATCGGATGTGGCGATGAGCGGCCCTTACTCGTGGTTCTGTGTGCCGGTCAGTTCTTGGCGCTGGCCCACTTCACCTTGGGCAGCATGTTCTCCATGTTCACCCGGTGCTTGTTCTCCTCCACGATCGGGAAGAGCGACTCGATCAGCGTGTCGGAAAGCAGGTGCGGCTTCAGCCCGAGCTCCACAAGGCCGGTGTGCTTGACGTTGTAGTAGTGCTCGGCGAGCTCCCACCTCGGGTTCTCCAGGTGGTCGATCTGCACCGGCCCTGGGAACGTCTCGGCCACCAACTCGGCGACCTGCTGCACCGAGAAGCTCTCGGTCATCTGGTTGAACACCCGGAACTCGCCCCGGTCGGCCGGGTTCTCCACGGCCAGGCGGATGCACTCCACGGTGTCACGGATGTCCAGCATCCCTCGGGTCTGCCCGCCCTTGCCGTACACGGTGAGGGGCTGACCGAGAACGGCCTGGATGATGAACCGGTTCAGCACCGTGCCGAACACGGCGTCGTAGTCGAGCCGGGTCGCCAGCCGGGGGTCACGCGCCGTCTGCTCGGTCGTCTGTCCGTACACGACGCCCTGGTTCAGGTCCGTCGCGCGCATACCCCAGATCCGGCAGCCGAACTCGATGTTGTGCGAGTCGTGCACCTTGCTGAGGTGATAGAACGAGCCGGGCTTCTTCGGGTAGAGCATCCGGTCCTTGCGACCGTTGTGCTCGATCTCGATCCAGCCTTCCTCGATGTCGATGTTGGGAGTGCCGTACTCGCCCATCGTCCCGAGCTTCACCAGGTGGATCTCGGGGTTGATCTCGGCGATGGCGTACATCACGTTGAGGTTGCCGATGACGTTGTTGTGCTGGGTGTAGACCGCGTGCTCACGGTCGATCATCGAATAGGGTGCGGCCCGCTGCTCCGCGAAGTGGACGATCGTGTCCGGTTCGAACTCCCGAACCACGCGGTACACGAAGTCGGCGTCAAGCAGATCGCCCACGTAAAGGGGCATCTCCTTGCCGGAAGCCTCCTTCCATGCCTGCACGCGGACCTCGAGGTCCTCGATCGGGACGAGGCTGCCGGACCCAAGCTCCTCGTCGTATTTTCTGCGGGCGAAGTTGTCCAGGACGGCCGTCTCGTGGCCGCAGTCCGAAAGGTGCAGGGCTGTCGGCCACCCCAGATATCCGTCACCACCGAGAACGAGGACTCGCACGACTCGACTGCCTCCAGATCGTTACACGAAAGTGCGCCGGATTTGATCCTAGACGCACCTGTTACCTGACCGGGTCCACCTTGTACCACGGATGGGCGCAGGGCAACCCACTGTCACGAAAGGGGACGCGGCTGCCACCACTCTGATGGCGGAGTGCACAATAGCTGGTGTGAGCACCGCTACTGCCGCCGCTCCTCAGCCGGGCCAGCCCTCGGCATCCCGGCCCCGGCTGCTTGTCCGGCTGTTCCGTGCGGCTACCAGCTCCATCGTGGCCACCTCCATCAGCCAGGTCACACTCATCGGTCTCCTCTGGTGGGGCGCGAGCCCCGCGCTGGCCAGCGCCGTCGCTTTCGTGGCGGGGGCCATCCCGAACTACTTCCTGGCCCGAAGCTGGGCC encodes:
- the sepH gene encoding septation protein SepH — encoded protein: MRTLRVVGLHEDGKSIVCEDPARREQFLLPADERLRAAARGDITRLGQIEIELESQMRPREIQARIRAGESVEQVASVAGVPLQRVERFAYPVLLERSRTAELAQQAHPTREDGPDVQTLGEVVAHSFGLRGQDYSRATWDSWRGDDGKWVVGLHWKAGRSENRAHWSFSPGAHGGTVTALDELAEALLDPNSHRTPRAVEVKADEPAEQAEAEQPVLDERPSAKVIEAPIKEPSEPSQDDTAELPRVQPKEPEDQGKPKPEPKERPAQQAKPKSSRKKNHPAVPAWEDVLLGVRSQRG
- the serC gene encoding phosphoserine transaminase — its product is MTDAAELTLPADLKPADGRFGCGPSKVRHEQLAHLAKEGANVLGTSHRQQPVKSLVGRVRTGLTELFGLPDGYEVVLGNGGTTAFWDAAAFGLVRERAQHFTYGEFSSKFATVTDKAPFLSDSIVVGAEPGSAPDIAFQQGADVVAWAHNETSTGVAVPVRRPQGSEGALVAIDATSGAGGLPVDAEDFDVYYFAPQKSFASDGGLWLALMSPSAIERVGEIGASQRWVPEFLSLPTALDNSRKNQTYNTPAVATLFLLVDQIEWMLGNGGLEWTTARTRESSNRLYEWAEKTAYTTPFVSDPSLRSQVVGTVDFGDDVDAAAVAKVLRANGIVDVEPYRKLGRNQLRVGMFPAIEPDDITALTRSVEWVVERLAG
- a CDS encoding NAD-dependent epimerase/dehydratase family protein → MRVLVLGGDGYLGWPTALHLSDCGHETAVLDNFARRKYDEELGSGSLVPIEDLEVRVQAWKEASGKEMPLYVGDLLDADFVYRVVREFEPDTIVHFAEQRAAPYSMIDREHAVYTQHNNVIGNLNVMYAIAEINPEIHLVKLGTMGEYGTPNIDIEEGWIEIEHNGRKDRMLYPKKPGSFYHLSKVHDSHNIEFGCRIWGMRATDLNQGVVYGQTTEQTARDPRLATRLDYDAVFGTVLNRFIIQAVLGQPLTVYGKGGQTRGMLDIRDTVECIRLAVENPADRGEFRVFNQMTESFSVQQVAELVAETFPGPVQIDHLENPRWELAEHYYNVKHTGLVELGLKPHLLSDTLIESLFPIVEENKHRVNMENMLPKVKWASAKN